One segment of Paenibacillus rhizovicinus DNA contains the following:
- the dinG gene encoding ATP-dependent DNA helicase DinG — MNYAVLDLETTGHSAGDDIIQVGLVLLDEELKVVRTYSSFVKPSIPIPAFITGLTGIDESMTADAPELEEVLLEVVPLLSDSVLVAHNVGFDAGFLNAALDRCGYVPFDGRRLDTVELLRILYPTLTTYQLGAVTELFGIAHDQHHRADSDAMATAELFAACCRKLDGMPLLTLQRLAQLLGDDLDDLGWLMSQFAMKKEMQTSIDLDAYTYFRQFAMKAGDWTEEQHPRNEEEQAASVADWTFPSFLAHIKAGIAAIVPGYEERDPQNMMFQEVIDAFDEERHLLIEAGTGTGKSLGYLIPALFYGVQHNKKIVVSTHTINLQEQLRSRDLPLLLAVMPYPFKAAVFKGRGNYLCLRKFEGKVNMRDFSAPAEDRITAAQMVVWLSETEHGDQEELNFGNRGSDFWNVVSSDADSCLNRSCPWFKRCYYHRAKQEANIADVVITNHSMLFTDIRADHRLLPGYEHLVLDEAHHLEDVAGKHLGTQLSYYSIQQPVFRLCKDARNGQLIALNSRLANEGVEQTQKWREEIDEVVPVFGELRDEWDRLFELLYGLMNNGNAGARNAAQDGTGGSEAGQFVLRLRGGKLPELWKEAQLIEEAVHGYLSQIIRPLDKVFAAIKEELDDPGIAALVTDLSGTVKDLARAREDLRQFIKADKSDTVYWLEANSNSRAKSVQLYAVPADVSSQLRTYFFDTKRSVIMTSATLSVQKSFQYACEQLGLTGEEEAGRLKTVQLPSPFNYREQALVIIPRNFPVLKGAAGDPMFNEMLVNSLTEAAIETKGRMLVLFTSYKMLKQVYEPLKEALAQHDIQVLGQGIDSSNRSKLTRRFQQQAASVLLGTSSFWEGVDIPGDALTCLAIVRLPFQPPNHPLVEAKSELLQEQNQNPFMKLSIPQAVIRFKQGFGRLVRSGKDRGIVLIYDTRVIDTYYGKYFLYSLPGPKIETMHLDQIVPRMREWLSLREEGVESP; from the coding sequence ATGAATTACGCCGTACTGGATTTGGAAACGACCGGCCACAGTGCCGGCGATGATATTATACAGGTTGGTCTCGTGTTGCTGGATGAGGAATTGAAGGTCGTGCGGACGTACAGTTCGTTCGTGAAACCTTCCATCCCGATTCCCGCATTCATAACGGGACTGACCGGCATCGACGAGTCGATGACGGCGGATGCGCCAGAGCTGGAGGAAGTGCTGCTCGAGGTCGTTCCGCTGCTCAGCGATTCCGTGCTCGTCGCCCATAACGTCGGATTCGACGCAGGCTTCCTGAACGCGGCGCTTGATCGCTGCGGCTATGTGCCATTCGACGGACGGCGGCTGGACACGGTCGAATTGCTTCGCATCTTATATCCGACGCTGACGACCTATCAGCTCGGCGCGGTAACGGAGCTGTTCGGAATCGCGCATGATCAGCATCACCGCGCAGACAGCGACGCCATGGCAACGGCCGAGCTGTTCGCGGCATGCTGCAGGAAGCTGGACGGCATGCCGCTTCTTACGCTTCAACGGCTTGCGCAATTGCTTGGTGACGATCTGGATGATCTAGGATGGCTGATGTCGCAATTCGCGATGAAGAAAGAAATGCAGACGTCCATCGATTTGGACGCTTACACGTATTTCCGGCAATTCGCCATGAAAGCCGGCGATTGGACGGAGGAGCAGCATCCGCGTAACGAGGAAGAGCAGGCCGCATCGGTTGCGGACTGGACGTTTCCGTCGTTCCTTGCCCATATTAAAGCGGGCATTGCCGCCATCGTACCGGGGTATGAGGAACGCGATCCGCAAAACATGATGTTCCAGGAAGTCATCGACGCCTTCGACGAAGAGCGTCATCTGCTTATCGAAGCCGGCACGGGCACGGGAAAATCGCTCGGCTATCTCATTCCGGCTCTCTTCTATGGTGTCCAGCATAACAAGAAGATAGTCGTCAGCACGCATACCATCAATCTTCAGGAGCAGCTGCGTTCGCGAGATTTGCCCCTGCTGCTTGCCGTGATGCCATATCCGTTCAAAGCCGCCGTCTTCAAGGGACGCGGCAATTATTTGTGCCTGCGCAAATTCGAAGGCAAAGTGAATATGCGCGATTTCAGCGCGCCGGCCGAAGACCGAATTACGGCGGCGCAAATGGTCGTATGGCTCAGCGAAACGGAGCATGGCGATCAAGAAGAATTGAACTTCGGCAATCGCGGATCGGATTTCTGGAACGTCGTTTCAAGCGATGCCGATTCTTGCCTGAATCGGAGTTGTCCATGGTTTAAGCGATGCTACTACCATCGCGCGAAGCAAGAAGCGAACATTGCAGACGTGGTCATCACGAACCATTCCATGCTGTTTACAGATATTCGGGCGGATCATCGCCTGCTTCCGGGCTACGAGCATCTCGTCTTGGACGAGGCGCATCACCTCGAAGACGTCGCGGGCAAGCATCTCGGCACGCAGTTGTCTTATTATTCCATCCAGCAGCCCGTATTCCGATTGTGCAAGGATGCCAGGAACGGGCAGCTGATCGCGCTGAACAGCCGACTGGCCAACGAAGGCGTGGAGCAGACTCAGAAATGGCGGGAAGAAATCGATGAAGTCGTACCGGTATTCGGCGAGCTGAGGGACGAATGGGACCGGCTGTTCGAGCTCTTGTACGGCTTGATGAACAACGGCAATGCGGGTGCGAGAAATGCGGCTCAGGACGGGACGGGTGGCAGCGAAGCGGGGCAGTTCGTTTTGCGGCTGCGCGGCGGCAAACTGCCGGAGCTGTGGAAGGAAGCGCAATTGATCGAAGAAGCGGTTCACGGCTATCTGAGTCAGATCATCCGTCCGCTGGACAAAGTGTTCGCCGCGATCAAAGAAGAGCTGGACGATCCCGGCATCGCGGCGCTCGTCACGGATTTGAGCGGAACAGTCAAAGATTTAGCCAGGGCTCGCGAAGACTTGCGCCAGTTTATTAAAGCGGATAAGTCGGATACCGTCTATTGGCTTGAAGCGAACAGCAACTCGCGGGCTAAATCCGTGCAGCTGTATGCGGTGCCGGCGGATGTGAGCAGCCAGCTGCGAACGTATTTCTTCGACACGAAACGAAGCGTCATCATGACTTCGGCGACATTATCGGTACAGAAGTCGTTCCAGTACGCCTGCGAACAGCTTGGCTTGACGGGCGAGGAAGAAGCGGGCCGTCTGAAGACCGTGCAGCTCCCTTCGCCATTCAACTATCGGGAACAGGCGCTCGTCATCATCCCTCGTAACTTCCCGGTGCTTAAAGGCGCTGCCGGCGATCCAATGTTCAATGAAATGCTTGTCAACTCGCTTACAGAAGCTGCGATCGAGACGAAAGGCCGCATGCTGGTCCTGTTCACGTCGTACAAAATGTTAAAGCAGGTATACGAGCCGTTGAAGGAAGCATTGGCCCAGCACGACATTCAAGTGCTCGGACAAGGCATCGACAGCAGCAACCGGAGCAAGCTGACAAGACGGTTCCAGCAGCAAGCGGCTTCCGTACTTCTCGGCACGAGCAGCTTCTGGGAAGGCGTCGATATTCCCGGAGATGCGCTGACTTGCCTGGCCATCGTCAGGCTGCCGTTCCAGCCGCCGAATCATCCGCTTGTCGAGGCGAAGTCGGAGCTGCTGCAGGAGCAGAATCAGAATCCGTTCATGAAACTATCCATTCCGCAGGCCGTTATCCGGTTCAAACAAGGCTTCGGCCGTCTGGTTCGGTCGGGGAAAGACCGCGGAATCGTTCTTATCTATGATACTCGCGTAATCGATACCTACTATGGCAAATATTTTCTCTATTCGCTACCGGGACCCAAGATTGAAACGATGCACTTGGATCAGATCGTTCCGCGCATGCGCGAATGGCTGTCTCTGCGCGAAGAAGGAGTGGAATCACCATGA
- a CDS encoding tetratricopeptide repeat protein, with protein sequence MFKHVFATMQDILQDIIIHYPHANDTERKRLDEQLAKLKHFSDQFIEEWLQFEEKMADFRDLQQQHGGKPMSAIPDMQQQQAMAKAANYPKIISAVPKAPPTPSPSGLPMQETASEQSKDWEAAEDLHQFMSKGQGYFKLLMFRDAAKHFQDAVTLFPDDNRARLFLGMTFMHLQEWHEAQRHFQLLVEVTEHPKWRALGLNALGCIQAVRMNLVQAAQYFEQAHEADPNFTDPLANMKSCEQHAGQLSLYFGSGQL encoded by the coding sequence ATGTTCAAGCATGTATTTGCAACGATGCAGGACATTCTCCAGGACATTATTATCCATTATCCGCATGCGAACGACACAGAACGCAAACGTCTGGATGAACAATTAGCCAAGCTGAAGCATTTCAGCGATCAGTTTATCGAGGAATGGCTGCAGTTCGAGGAGAAAATGGCTGATTTCCGTGACCTGCAGCAGCAGCATGGCGGCAAGCCCATGAGTGCAATTCCCGACATGCAGCAACAACAGGCGATGGCAAAGGCAGCAAATTATCCGAAAATCATTTCCGCGGTTCCTAAAGCACCGCCTACGCCTTCGCCTTCAGGTTTACCCATGCAGGAGACGGCAAGCGAACAGAGCAAGGATTGGGAAGCGGCCGAAGATCTGCACCAATTCATGTCGAAGGGCCAAGGTTACTTCAAACTGCTCATGTTCCGCGACGCGGCCAAGCACTTCCAGGACGCCGTTACGTTGTTTCCGGACGATAACCGGGCGCGATTGTTTCTCGGCATGACGTTCATGCATCTGCAGGAATGGCATGAGGCGCAGCGGCATTTTCAGCTCTTGGTGGAAGTGACGGAGCATCCGAAGTGGAGGGCGCTCGGCTTGAACGCGCTGGGCTGCATACAAGCCGTTCGCATGAACCTTGTGCAGGCGGCGCAATATTTCGAGCAAGCGCATGAGGCCGATCCGAATTTTACCGATCCGCTGGCGAACATGAAGTCATGCGAGCAGCATGCGGGTCAATTATCGCTTTATTTCGGAAGCGGCCAACTGTAA